In Aerosakkonema funiforme FACHB-1375, one DNA window encodes the following:
- a CDS encoding serine/threonine-protein kinase encodes MLQDTNRMLGKTLRGRYQIIRLLGSGGFGATFVAEDRDLPGKPQCVVKQLKSKDVDPSLLQTARRLFETEAQVLYRLGKHDRIPQLLAHFEENQEFYLVQEFIEGEDLSQEITSGKQMNEAEVIAFLQDVLETLVFVHHQNVIHRDIKPSNIIRRRQDGKFVLIDFGAVKEITSLVITTQGQTGGTILIGSSGYMPNEQLGGKPRFNSDIYALGMTAIQALTGISPDELQSEAETGEVIWREQARVSKQLAAILDKMVRSHFRERYQSANEVLEDLRKLQSTLVGYTHYLMLPAFSQKSIVKYYEIYLVIITAVTTIFLTRLFQEAATINNHNSPRVMATLSAQKPEVVELLNQGKTLIELRRYDEAIGSLDKAIQIEPTYPEIWLERGKALLELQKFEEALRSFDEAVKLKSDYAPAWYCRGIVLEKLNRNTEALASLDKTVEIEQNYPEAWYIRGEILYKLQRYQEAVKSFDKAVKFQQNYVEAWYNIGIVLNKLQRHKEALSALEKAVQIQPAYPEAWVERGSTLGKLQKYNDAIASFDKALALNPNSAEAWYERGYVLEKLMLYEEALACLEKAIQIKQDYAQAWYNRGIVLEKLNKYDLAIASYDRAGQLQPDYSEAWYQKGIVLEKLQKYDEALAAYDKAIQIWPANQPAIENRKQLLTKLGR; translated from the coding sequence ATGCTACAAGACACGAACCGGATGCTTGGAAAGACACTGCGTGGGCGCTACCAAATCATTCGCTTGCTGGGAAGCGGAGGTTTTGGTGCTACCTTTGTGGCGGAAGATAGAGACCTCCCAGGCAAACCCCAATGCGTAGTCAAGCAACTTAAGTCTAAAGATGTAGATCCCTCCCTTTTGCAAACGGCGAGACGTTTGTTCGAGACGGAAGCACAAGTTCTGTATCGCTTGGGAAAGCACGATCGCATCCCCCAGCTACTCGCCCACTTTGAGGAAAACCAAGAATTTTATTTAGTTCAAGAATTCATTGAAGGCGAAGATCTCAGCCAAGAGATCACTTCAGGGAAACAAATGAACGAAGCTGAGGTTATAGCTTTTTTACAAGACGTTTTAGAAACATTGGTGTTTGTTCACCACCAAAATGTCATCCACCGCGATATTAAACCTTCAAATATAATCAGACGGCGGCAGGATGGCAAATTTGTTTTAATTGACTTTGGAGCGGTCAAAGAAATCACCAGTTTGGTAATTACCACTCAGGGACAGACAGGCGGAACCATTCTCATCGGTTCCAGCGGCTATATGCCCAACGAACAGTTGGGAGGAAAGCCGCGCTTTAATAGCGATATTTATGCTTTGGGAATGACAGCAATTCAAGCCTTAACCGGAATCTCGCCAGACGAATTGCAGTCAGAAGCAGAAACCGGCGAAGTTATCTGGCGCGAACAAGCACGGGTAAGCAAGCAATTGGCAGCGATTTTAGACAAGATGGTGCGATCGCATTTTCGAGAACGCTACCAATCAGCTAACGAAGTACTAGAAGATCTCCGAAAATTACAAAGTACTCTTGTTGGTTATACTCACTACCTTATGTTACCTGCATTCAGTCAAAAATCGATCGTTAAATACTATGAAATATATTTAGTTATAATCACAGCGGTAACAACTATTTTTCTGACAAGATTATTTCAAGAAGCCGCGACAATAAATAATCATAACTCTCCCAGAGTTATGGCGACGCTTTCCGCTCAAAAACCGGAAGTTGTCGAGCTTTTAAATCAAGGCAAAACGCTAATAGAATTGCGTCGCTACGATGAAGCTATCGGTAGTTTAGACAAAGCAATTCAAATCGAGCCAACTTATCCGGAAATATGGCTGGAGCGCGGGAAAGCGCTCTTAGAATTGCAAAAATTTGAAGAAGCGCTACGTTCTTTTGACGAAGCGGTAAAATTGAAGTCGGATTATGCGCCAGCTTGGTATTGTCGAGGCATAGTGCTAGAGAAATTGAATCGTAATACAGAAGCTCTCGCATCTTTAGATAAAACTGTGGAAATTGAACAAAATTATCCCGAAGCTTGGTATATACGAGGCGAAATATTATATAAGTTACAACGCTATCAAGAAGCCGTAAAATCTTTTGATAAAGCTGTAAAATTTCAGCAAAATTATGTAGAAGCTTGGTATAATATAGGCATTGTTCTCAATAAATTGCAGCGCCACAAAGAAGCGCTATCAGCTTTGGAAAAAGCCGTCCAAATTCAGCCAGCTTATCCGGAAGCGTGGGTAGAACGCGGCTCGACTTTGGGGAAATTGCAAAAATATAACGATGCGATCGCTTCTTTTGACAAAGCTTTGGCTCTCAATCCTAATTCTGCGGAAGCTTGGTATGAGAGAGGTTACGTACTGGAAAAATTGATGCTCTACGAAGAAGCGCTCGCCTGCTTGGAAAAAGCCATTCAAATTAAACAAGATTACGCACAAGCTTGGTATAATCGAGGCATTGTTTTAGAAAAATTAAACAAATATGATTTAGCGATCGCTTCCTACGATAGAGCTGGACAACTACAGCCAGATTACTCGGAAGCTTGGTATCAAAAAGGCATTGTCTTAGAGAAATTACAAAAGTACGACGAAGCGCTCGCCGCTTACGATAAAGCTATTCAAATATGGCCTGCCAATCAACCAGCAATAGAAAATAGAAAGCAATTGCTCACTAAACTGGGACGGTAA
- the glcD gene encoding glycolate oxidase subunit GlcD, whose product MIIQEKEQRNWQPIVKQFEAVLGKNGVVQRREELLTYECDGLTSYRKRPAVVVLPRTTEQVAEVVKICDRHQIPWVARGAGTGLSGGALPVENCVLIVTALMKQILQIDLENQRVVVQPGVINNWVTQAVSGAGFYYAPDPSSQIVCSIGGNVAENSGGVHCLKYGVTTNHVLGLKLVLPDGSIVDVGSPVQEIPGYDITGLFVGSEGTLGIATEITLRILKTAESICVLLADFSNMEACGASVSDIISAGIIPAGMEIMDNLSINAVEDVVATGCYPRDAAAILLVEVDGLEVEVAANKKRIAEICTKNGARSITTANDPETRLKLWKGRKAAFAAAGHMSPDYYVQDGVIPRTQLPFVLQEIENLSQKYGYRIANVFHAGDGNLHPLILYDNSVPGALEKVEELGGDILKLCVKVGGSLSGEHGIGADKKCYMPEMFTETDLETMQWVRQVFNPNGLANPGKMFPTPRTCGEAARAQTEKKFEAIERF is encoded by the coding sequence ATGATAATCCAAGAAAAAGAACAGCGAAACTGGCAACCTATAGTCAAACAATTTGAAGCTGTATTAGGAAAAAATGGCGTTGTGCAGCGTCGGGAAGAATTGCTCACCTACGAATGCGACGGACTGACCAGCTACCGAAAACGACCGGCAGTAGTAGTGCTACCGCGCACAACAGAACAAGTAGCCGAAGTAGTGAAAATATGCGATCGTCATCAAATCCCTTGGGTAGCCAGAGGTGCCGGAACAGGACTTTCTGGTGGTGCATTACCAGTCGAAAATTGCGTTTTAATTGTCACCGCCTTGATGAAACAAATCCTGCAAATAGATTTAGAAAATCAGCGAGTTGTAGTTCAACCTGGAGTAATTAATAACTGGGTAACGCAAGCCGTCAGCGGTGCAGGATTCTACTACGCACCCGACCCCTCCAGCCAAATCGTTTGTTCCATCGGCGGAAACGTTGCCGAAAATTCCGGCGGCGTTCATTGCCTCAAATATGGAGTCACCACAAACCACGTTTTAGGGTTAAAATTAGTCCTTCCCGATGGCTCAATTGTTGATGTTGGTAGCCCAGTGCAAGAAATTCCCGGTTACGACATCACAGGTTTATTTGTCGGTTCCGAAGGAACCCTTGGTATCGCCACAGAAATTACCCTCAGAATTCTCAAAACCGCCGAATCAATTTGCGTTCTCCTGGCAGATTTTAGTAACATGGAAGCTTGCGGCGCATCCGTTTCTGATATCATCAGCGCTGGCATTATTCCCGCTGGTATGGAAATAATGGATAACCTCAGCATCAACGCAGTTGAAGATGTCGTCGCCACCGGATGTTACCCCCGCGATGCTGCTGCTATTCTATTAGTAGAAGTAGACGGATTAGAAGTAGAAGTTGCTGCCAATAAAAAGCGCATCGCCGAAATTTGTACCAAAAACGGCGCTCGCAGTATCACTACAGCTAACGACCCGGAAACGCGGTTAAAATTATGGAAAGGTCGCAAAGCCGCATTCGCCGCAGCCGGACATATGAGTCCCGATTATTACGTGCAAGATGGCGTAATTCCCCGCACCCAGTTACCTTTTGTCCTGCAAGAGATTGAAAATTTAAGCCAGAAATACGGCTATCGGATTGCCAATGTATTTCACGCAGGAGATGGCAACTTGCACCCGCTGATTCTTTACGATAACTCTGTTCCGGGAGCATTGGAAAAAGTAGAAGAATTAGGCGGAGACATTCTCAAACTCTGCGTGAAAGTTGGCGGCAGTCTGTCTGGAGAACACGGCATCGGTGCAGATAAAAAATGCTATATGCCAGAAATGTTTACGGAAACAGATTTAGAAACAATGCAATGGGTGCGACAAGTTTTTAATCCCAACGGTTTGGCAAATCCTGGGAAAATGTTCCCCACACCTCGCACTTGTGGAGAAGCAGCTCGCGCTCAAACTGAGAAAAAGTTTGAAGCGATCGAACGTTTTTAA
- a CDS encoding HD domain-containing protein yields MLSHIAIANSKWQSLLLPFEVESTVSQTVFLDLAAAYTSTGRFYHNFAHILQVIEKIEMMRSHSQNFAALEFAAWFHDVIYDPKAKDNEEKSATYTADVLTSLAIPGDTIDTAVNLILATQNHHPIANSIDSQIFLDSDLSILGSFETEYRNYAQAIRQEYSWLSDAEYRLGRKQVLAKFLQRERIYFTPQMFATLEVKARQNIQEEIKSLSEANGNKIL; encoded by the coding sequence ATGCTAAGCCACATCGCGATCGCAAATTCCAAATGGCAATCTTTGCTACTCCCGTTTGAGGTGGAGTCAACGGTTAGTCAAACAGTATTTCTAGACTTGGCTGCTGCTTATACCAGCACGGGAAGATTTTATCATAACTTCGCACATATTCTGCAAGTTATCGAAAAAATTGAAATGATGCGATCGCATTCCCAAAATTTCGCCGCCTTAGAATTTGCCGCCTGGTTTCACGATGTCATCTACGACCCCAAAGCAAAAGACAACGAAGAGAAAAGTGCTACCTATACAGCAGATGTTTTGACCAGTTTGGCAATTCCAGGAGACACGATCGATACGGCTGTCAACCTAATATTAGCAACGCAAAACCATCATCCCATAGCTAACAGTATTGATAGTCAAATATTTCTGGATTCAGACTTATCCATATTAGGTTCTTTTGAGACAGAATATCGAAATTACGCACAAGCAATCAGACAAGAATATTCCTGGCTTTCAGACGCAGAATATCGATTGGGCAGAAAACAAGTTTTAGCGAAATTTTTGCAACGAGAAAGGATATATTTTACCCCACAAATGTTTGCCACCTTGGAAGTGAAGGCTAGACAGAATATTCAAGAAGAAATAAAATCTTTATCGGAAGCAAACGGTAACAAAATATTATAG
- a CDS encoding FAD-binding oxidoreductase, with protein MIPQTKAIAQTLQSILSPAAVCEWGNIEIDRQKHLSKAVSEDTTPSCIVYPNTQEELAQIIACAHQQRWRVLPCGNGSKLSWGGLAKGIDVIISTERLNRAIEHAVGDLTITVEAGAKFADIQPILAKAAQFIALDPAYPQTATIGGIVATADAGSLRQRYGGVRDMLLGISFVRYDGQIAKAGGRVVKNVAGYDLMKLFTGSFGTLGIISQVTFRLYPLPEASQTVVLTGTADAIAQATKTLLASALTPTAVDLLSTQLVANLGLGKGMGLVSRFQSVTESVREQSNRLLEVGEKLSLQCSSYAGNDEANLWQQLQQSMQASGIESAIACKIGVLPTAAVATLSQLDKIASGQGMGLIHAGSGLGVLRFESENAIDGVKKMRSHCQSHSGFLTVLEAPISFKQKLDIWGYSGNALDLMRRIKQQFDPENIFSPHRFVGGI; from the coding sequence GTGATTCCACAAACAAAAGCGATCGCCCAAACACTCCAATCCATCCTCAGCCCAGCCGCAGTCTGCGAGTGGGGCAACATCGAAATCGATCGACAAAAACACTTAAGCAAAGCAGTATCAGAAGACACTACTCCCAGCTGCATAGTTTATCCCAACACCCAGGAAGAACTAGCCCAAATCATCGCCTGCGCCCACCAGCAACGTTGGCGCGTCTTACCTTGCGGCAACGGCAGTAAACTGAGTTGGGGCGGCCTAGCTAAAGGGATAGATGTAATAATAAGCACCGAACGGCTCAACCGCGCGATCGAACACGCAGTAGGCGATTTAACCATCACAGTGGAAGCAGGCGCAAAATTCGCCGATATTCAGCCAATTTTGGCAAAAGCAGCACAATTTATCGCCCTCGACCCAGCTTATCCCCAAACAGCTACTATTGGCGGCATTGTCGCTACCGCTGATGCCGGTTCCTTGCGGCAACGATACGGCGGCGTTCGAGATATGCTGCTGGGAATTTCCTTTGTCCGTTACGATGGTCAAATTGCCAAAGCCGGTGGGCGCGTGGTAAAAAATGTAGCTGGATACGACTTGATGAAATTGTTTACAGGGTCGTTTGGAACTCTCGGCATTATTTCACAAGTTACGTTTCGACTTTATCCTTTGCCAGAAGCATCGCAAACCGTTGTGCTTACTGGCACAGCTGATGCGATCGCACAAGCTACCAAAACCCTTCTCGCCTCCGCCTTGACACCCACCGCCGTTGACTTGCTATCGACTCAGTTGGTAGCTAACCTGGGACTTGGTAAAGGGATGGGATTAGTTTCTCGCTTCCAAAGCGTCACAGAAAGCGTCCGAGAACAATCAAACCGACTGCTGGAAGTCGGGGAAAAGCTGAGTTTGCAATGCAGCAGCTACGCGGGAAATGATGAGGCTAATCTATGGCAACAATTACAACAATCAATGCAGGCGTCGGGCATAGAGTCTGCGATCGCTTGCAAAATAGGAGTATTACCCACTGCTGCTGTCGCCACTCTTTCCCAATTGGATAAGATTGCCTCTGGGCAGGGAATGGGTTTGATTCACGCTGGTAGCGGTTTGGGGGTATTGCGGTTTGAAAGTGAAAATGCAATTGATGGTGTGAAAAAAATGCGATCGCACTGTCAATCTCACAGCGGTTTCCTCACCGTTTTAGAAGCACCGATCTCTTTCAAACAAAAACTGGATATCTGGGGTTACTCCGGCAACGCCCTAGATTTAATGCGACGAATTAAACAGCAATTTGACCCAGAAAATATCTTCAGCCCACATCGTTTTGTCGGCGGTATTTAA
- a CDS encoding (Fe-S)-binding protein, whose product MQTSEVPLSIPADSASKNLNGFDSKQPPDPKLIDTCVHCGFCLSTCPSYRVIGKEMDSPRGRIYMMDAINEGEAALAEGTVQHFDSCLGCLACVTTCPSGVQYDKLIAATRPQIERNYPRSLPDQLYRKLIFNLFPYPNRLRFLLAPLLIYQKLGFPKFFRATGLLKQISPRLGAMESLLPDVTLKSFADTLPEVIPAQGKKRYRVGVILGCVQRLFFTKVNEATVRVLTANGCEVVIPKSQGCCAALPEHQGQKEQAQALARQMIDSFEGTGVDYIIINAAGCGHTLKEYGHILEDDPNYREKAKAFAAKVKDAQEFLAEVGLTAKLSPLTDGELTLVYQDACHLLHGQKISVQPRQLLRQIPGVKLREPIDAALCCGSAGVYNMLQPEVAEELGQQKVTNLLNTGAQLIASANPGCSLQIIKHLQLQEKDVPVVHPMQLLDYSIRGVKIEL is encoded by the coding sequence ATGCAAACTTCAGAAGTTCCCTTATCAATTCCAGCAGATTCAGCTTCAAAAAATTTGAATGGTTTTGATAGCAAACAACCCCCCGATCCAAAACTAATCGATACCTGCGTTCATTGCGGATTTTGTCTTTCCACTTGTCCCAGCTATCGCGTAATTGGTAAAGAGATGGATTCGCCTAGAGGGCGGATTTATATGATGGATGCCATCAACGAAGGTGAAGCAGCCCTTGCGGAAGGCACTGTACAACATTTTGATAGTTGTTTGGGCTGTCTCGCCTGCGTCACCACTTGTCCGTCAGGCGTACAATACGACAAATTGATTGCCGCCACTCGTCCCCAAATCGAACGCAATTATCCCCGCAGTTTGCCAGACCAACTGTATAGAAAACTCATCTTTAACCTGTTTCCCTATCCGAATCGGTTGCGGTTTTTACTAGCGCCTTTGCTAATCTATCAGAAATTGGGATTTCCCAAATTCTTTCGCGCTACAGGATTGCTGAAACAGATCTCGCCGCGACTGGGGGCAATGGAATCTCTGCTGCCAGATGTAACGTTGAAATCTTTTGCGGATACTCTACCAGAAGTGATTCCAGCACAAGGAAAAAAACGCTATCGAGTTGGTGTGATTTTGGGTTGCGTGCAGCGACTATTCTTCACGAAAGTGAATGAAGCAACCGTGCGCGTTTTAACAGCAAATGGTTGCGAAGTGGTGATTCCCAAATCTCAAGGTTGTTGTGCTGCTTTACCGGAACACCAAGGGCAAAAAGAACAAGCCCAAGCACTCGCACGCCAAATGATTGATAGTTTTGAAGGTACTGGTGTTGATTATATTATTATCAATGCGGCTGGTTGCGGTCATACTTTAAAAGAGTACGGTCACATCTTAGAAGATGACCCGAATTATCGAGAAAAAGCAAAAGCATTTGCTGCCAAGGTAAAAGATGCCCAAGAGTTTTTAGCGGAAGTTGGTTTGACGGCGAAATTATCACCTTTGACTGATGGTGAATTAACTTTGGTTTATCAAGATGCCTGTCATTTATTGCACGGACAAAAGATTAGCGTGCAACCTCGTCAGCTATTACGACAAATTCCCGGCGTGAAGTTACGAGAACCAATCGATGCGGCTTTGTGTTGCGGTAGTGCTGGTGTTTACAATATGCTGCAACCGGAAGTAGCAGAAGAATTGGGGCAGCAAAAAGTTACTAATTTGCTGAATACTGGGGCGCAGTTAATTGCTTCGGCGAATCCGGGTTGTAGTTTGCAAATTATTAAGCATTTGCAATTGCAAGAAAAGGATGTTCCGGTGGTGCATCCGATGCAATTATTGGATTATTCGATTCGAGGTGTGAAAATAGAATTGTAG
- a CDS encoding type II toxin-antitoxin system VapC family toxin, whose translation MKYLLDTDHLSVLQRQAGKDYSNLSTRMAHHPLSDFAVSIVTFHEQMLGCHAYINRERSLNDIVKGYEMMARLVNDFKVLPILAFDAGAATTFDQLKTKRIQLAKMDARIAAIALSRGLILLTRNHRDFGKVVGLAIEDWTI comes from the coding sequence ATGAAATATTTGTTGGATACAGACCATCTGAGCGTGCTTCAGCGTCAAGCAGGGAAGGATTATAGCAACCTTTCGACACGCATGGCTCATCATCCGCTATCGGATTTTGCGGTATCAATTGTCACTTTTCACGAACAAATGCTTGGCTGTCACGCCTATATTAATCGGGAACGCAGCCTAAATGACATAGTGAAAGGATATGAGATGATGGCGCGGCTCGTTAATGACTTTAAAGTGTTACCCATCCTAGCATTTGATGCGGGTGCAGCTACAACATTCGATCAATTAAAAACAAAACGGATTCAACTAGCAAAGATGGATGCAAGAATCGCGGCAATTGCGCTATCGCGTGGATTGATTCTGTTAACCCGCAATCATCGAGATTTCGGAAAAGTGGTAGGTTTGGCAATCGAAGATTGGACAATTTGA
- a CDS encoding WG repeat-containing protein, which yields MKLKVNRSIPFFLCLTLLGLVSCRPLEQTQASTASPEANQQSSQQSSELFAVRQNGKLGYIDKTGKIVIAPKFDEVSEFSEGLARVKVGEQYGYIDQSGKIVVEPQFDDADDFSEGLAAVEVDEKLGFIDKTGKMVIAPQFDDADQFSEGLAAVMIEDQWGYIDKAGETVISPQFDDTENFSQGLAGVKLGDKWGYIDKTGKFVWNPTK from the coding sequence ATGAAACTAAAAGTCAACAGATCCATTCCTTTTTTCCTCTGCCTTACTCTTTTGGGTTTGGTATCCTGTCGCCCGCTAGAGCAGACGCAGGCGTCAACTGCTTCACCAGAGGCAAATCAACAATCAAGCCAACAGTCAAGCGAACTGTTTGCCGTCAGACAGAACGGTAAGCTCGGCTATATCGACAAAACGGGGAAAATAGTCATCGCACCAAAATTTGATGAAGTTAGCGAATTTTCCGAAGGGCTAGCACGGGTAAAAGTTGGCGAACAGTACGGCTATATTGACCAGAGCGGCAAAATCGTCGTTGAGCCCCAGTTCGATGATGCTGATGACTTCTCCGAAGGATTAGCAGCAGTTGAAGTTGACGAAAAGTTGGGTTTTATTGACAAAACGGGAAAAATGGTCATCGCACCGCAGTTTGATGATGCCGATCAATTTTCCGAAGGACTCGCAGCTGTAATGATTGAAGACCAGTGGGGCTATATCGACAAAGCAGGAGAAACAGTCATCTCGCCTCAGTTTGACGATACGGAAAACTTCTCTCAAGGACTCGCAGGGGTAAAGCTGGGTGACAAGTGGGGCTACATCGACAAAACAGGGAAGTTTGTTTGGAATCCCACCAAATAA
- a CDS encoding cation:proton antiporter — translation MDIYILDLLVIGLLLLIVTLGSGWIARLPLSFALIYLIVGILLGPYGIHLIKLRPDAEFLERLTEFVVIVSLFSCGLKMNRRLNFWSWSSTVRLIGFLMPISIFAIAAVGHWFLKMEWGPAILLGAILAPTDPVLASEVQLSHIEDKDELRFGLTSEGGLNDALAFPFVFFGIYWLQKGNNWQSWFKEWVAVDLIWAVAAGIVMGIAVAKAVVWIDKQLQKHRPVDELMEDFVAISIILLTYSLTEIVNGYGFLAVFVAGIVAQRSYRDPKKRLSQLEFIERIEKLMEVGTILLLGSLLRLPQIQQFAGQGLLVAGLLIFIIRPIGAWICTIGEGLLSTTRWLYGWFGIRGVGSIYYLCYAFGNGLKNELGEQIAWITYITIVISVVLHGISATPLMNWYEDNIKSRRQNVKPIETSVDKY, via the coding sequence ATGGATATTTATATTCTTGACCTGCTTGTCATTGGCTTGCTCCTGCTCATCGTCACATTAGGATCGGGTTGGATTGCCAGATTACCCCTCTCTTTTGCCCTCATCTATCTCATCGTTGGTATTCTCCTTGGCCCCTACGGGATACATTTGATTAAACTGCGGCCAGATGCGGAGTTTTTGGAACGACTAACGGAATTTGTTGTCATTGTTTCTTTATTCAGTTGCGGACTAAAAATGAATCGCCGTCTCAATTTTTGGTCTTGGAGTTCCACAGTGCGGCTGATTGGTTTTTTAATGCCAATTTCAATTTTTGCCATTGCTGCTGTCGGTCATTGGTTCCTCAAAATGGAATGGGGGCCGGCAATATTACTCGGAGCAATTCTTGCGCCAACAGATCCCGTATTGGCTTCAGAAGTGCAGCTATCTCATATAGAAGACAAAGATGAATTGCGCTTTGGTTTAACCTCGGAAGGCGGTTTGAACGATGCCCTAGCTTTTCCGTTTGTCTTTTTCGGCATTTATTGGTTGCAAAAAGGTAACAACTGGCAAAGTTGGTTTAAAGAATGGGTCGCAGTTGATTTGATTTGGGCTGTAGCGGCAGGCATAGTCATGGGAATTGCGGTAGCTAAGGCAGTTGTTTGGATTGATAAACAACTGCAAAAACACCGCCCAGTTGATGAATTAATGGAAGATTTCGTTGCCATCAGTATTATTTTGCTTACCTATTCCCTGACAGAAATTGTCAACGGTTATGGATTTTTGGCTGTTTTTGTGGCTGGAATTGTAGCGCAGCGGAGTTATCGCGATCCAAAAAAGCGACTTTCTCAGTTAGAATTCATAGAGCGAATTGAAAAACTGATGGAAGTAGGCACAATTTTGCTACTGGGTTCTCTTTTGCGGCTACCGCAAATCCAGCAGTTTGCAGGACAAGGGCTATTAGTTGCAGGATTGTTAATTTTTATCATTCGACCGATCGGCGCTTGGATCTGTACAATAGGAGAAGGTTTGCTTTCCACAACCCGTTGGCTTTACGGTTGGTTTGGCATTCGCGGTGTCGGTTCCATCTATTATCTGTGCTATGCTTTTGGCAATGGCTTAAAAAATGAATTGGGCGAGCAAATTGCTTGGATTACCTATATTACGATCGTCATTTCCGTAGTTTTGCACGGCATTAGTGCCACACCACTAATGAACTGGTACGAGGATAATATTAAGAGCCGTCGTCAGAATGTTAAACCCATAGAAACGTCTGTTGACAAGTATTGA